One genomic segment of Acidimicrobiales bacterium includes these proteins:
- a CDS encoding glycosyltransferase family 4 protein: MAAQAPTPVLVISVSWSPILQLSDRLTSDPAIAIRPRDSDWGLHGWRKRLHHVTSAIRVLRNARHAQVLVVCNAAIDMLVIAGLRWLIAPRLKLVAVDFLTPAPRRGNRALLRLLSRFDRVLCIRSADMDTLHRVCAVPLDRLAFIPFPADPRLLSVPTEDDGSIYSGGFAHRDWPTFISAIELLPTPSGPVHLSSAAAVSVPPAMADRITLLGALSPDDAREFVRRARVVAIVNEPTVLPHGPLVLLDALALGKAVVATRTSGVIDYVTDGVNGMLVEPQDPAALARALTKVLGDRALREGLEREARRSCRESFTADRFATTLLSHIEELGIELR; encoded by the coding sequence ATGGCGGCCCAGGCACCGACCCCAGTCCTGGTGATCTCGGTCAGCTGGAGCCCCATCCTGCAATTGAGCGATCGGCTCACCTCCGACCCGGCCATCGCCATCCGTCCCCGTGACAGCGACTGGGGCCTGCACGGCTGGCGCAAGCGGCTCCACCACGTCACCTCCGCCATCCGGGTCCTCCGCAACGCCCGCCATGCACAGGTGCTGGTGGTCTGCAATGCGGCGATCGACATGCTCGTCATCGCCGGACTGCGATGGCTCATCGCACCCCGGCTCAAGCTCGTCGCCGTCGACTTCCTCACACCAGCCCCCAGGCGGGGCAACCGGGCCCTTCTCCGGCTCCTCTCGAGGTTCGACCGAGTCCTCTGCATCCGCTCCGCGGACATGGACACGCTCCATCGAGTGTGCGCGGTCCCCCTGGATCGTCTGGCGTTCATCCCCTTCCCCGCCGACCCGCGCCTGCTGTCCGTTCCGACCGAGGACGATGGCTCCATCTACTCCGGCGGCTTCGCCCACCGGGACTGGCCGACATTCATCTCGGCGATCGAACTACTGCCCACCCCGTCGGGGCCCGTCCACCTGAGCAGTGCGGCCGCGGTCTCGGTTCCCCCGGCGATGGCGGACCGGATCACCCTCCTCGGGGCCCTCTCCCCCGACGATGCCCGCGAGTTCGTTCGCCGGGCACGGGTCGTGGCGATCGTCAACGAACCCACCGTCCTCCCTCACGGCCCCCTGGTGCTCCTCGATGCGCTCGCCCTCGGCAAGGCCGTCGTCGCCACCAGGACATCAGGCGTCATCGACTACGTCACCGATGGCGTCAACGGCATGTTGGTAGAGCCGCAGGACCCTGCGGCGCTGGCACGGGCCCTCACGAAAGTGCTCGGTGACCGAGCACTCCGAGAAGGGCTCGAACGAGAAGCCCGTCGCAGCTGCCGGGAGTCGTTCACCGCCGACCGGTTCGCCACCACCCTGCTCTCGCACATCGAGGAGCTCGGAATCGAGCTGCGCTGA
- a CDS encoding FkbM family methyltransferase codes for MELVLDVGANVGQYAQSLRRDGYSGRIVSFEPQPEAAGVLESRSLDDPLWSVEPYALGAEASELPIYRTSDSVSSSLLAPRNDALGHGFLAGEWRGATEVRRLDDVILPVEADSTVYLKLDVQGYELNVLAGATATLAGVAAVECELTVQPLYEGQVLIEEIVGHLRALGFTPTCLTRGYTDPVSHEVVQMDGIFVR; via the coding sequence GTGGAGCTCGTGCTCGACGTCGGCGCCAACGTCGGCCAGTACGCCCAATCGCTTCGTCGAGATGGCTACTCGGGTCGGATCGTCTCGTTCGAGCCCCAACCCGAGGCGGCGGGGGTCCTCGAGTCCAGGTCGCTGGATGACCCCCTCTGGTCGGTCGAGCCATACGCGCTTGGAGCCGAGGCATCGGAACTCCCGATCTATAGAACGTCTGATTCCGTGAGCTCGTCGCTTCTCGCACCGAGGAACGATGCGCTCGGGCATGGCTTCCTGGCCGGAGAATGGCGGGGTGCAACGGAAGTCCGTCGCCTGGACGACGTCATCCTTCCCGTGGAGGCCGACTCCACGGTGTATCTGAAGCTCGACGTGCAGGGCTATGAGCTGAACGTTCTCGCCGGGGCTACCGCAACGCTTGCTGGCGTCGCCGCAGTGGAGTGCGAGCTGACGGTTCAGCCCCTTTACGAGGGACAGGTGCTGATCGAGGAGATCGTCGGCCATCTGCGCGCCCTCGGTTTCACGCCGACCTGCCTGACGCGTGGCTACACCGACCCGGTGTCGCACGAGGTGGTCCAGATGGATGGGATCTTTGTCCGCTAG
- a CDS encoding glycosyltransferase: MSVDVVVVTFNSAELLPAALGGLPSDARVVVVDNASDDDSAAVARGCGAHVVAGAVNAGFAAGANRGAALGDGEVILFLNPDAVVEPATVDALAARFAADPSLGVLSPRLVRPDGSEQRVRWPFPSAVGAWAEALGLRRLGGAGRREGAGGFVIGACLMVRRSVFEAVGGFDTRFWLYSEEADLCRRVLDAGWRVEVAEEMSARHVGRASERGVEALVFEHFERGGEHFVAKHAGRRSLVVYRLGNLKGAALRAVMARSGVRRALHRARVARLLGVLGRHPGTVGLDSPATAAPGVGLVVCSLEPWDEVWRRNQFLVRELLALDPDRRVLFVEPPFDRVHELRRGSGRRHHRGLRPVDGEGRVVRVEPVKVWPRAAGPFATRSLRRQVRAAARSLGFVAPTLWVNDPAYAGLASATGWPAVYDVTDDWTEAGDGERATARVRADEAVLAGEVGAVVVCSEGLAASHAGAPGLELIPNAVDAEHLTAPVPRPRDLPAGPVAVYVGTLHEDRLDVDLVVSLAGAVPGLAVALVGPDALGEAARARLVSAGVALLGSRSYADVPGYLQHADVVVVPHVVSPFTESLDPIKAYECLAVGRPTVATPVAGFRGLGGPVRVAERDEFVLAVSRVLGEGRVDADPRPVPTWAERGAAFDAVLRRVAGGERRLRVVYVDHCAQLSGGELALARLLPALEGVDAHVILGERGPLESRLRDVGATVEVLALDEGVATTRRAEVGAALGARRALAAARDTWVLARRLRELRPDLVHTNSLKAALYGGVAARLAGVPVVWHVRDRIAADYLPAPARVVVQSLARVVPSAVIANSAATRETLALHRGVAVVPSPVVFDAAEPVGDGGPGGSAPVRPFTVAMVGRLAPWKGQDVFVRAFARAFPDGDERAVLAGSAMFGEDAFAAELGGLVEELGLGERVTFLGFVDDVGAVLRGVDCLVHASVIPEPFGQVVVEGMAAGLAVVAADAGGPAEVVTHGVDGLLCPPGDVGALAAVLRRLADDPGLRVRLGAAGLVRAADFSPDAVADQVRAVYGGVLSNESQQPGI, encoded by the coding sequence GTGAGCGTCGACGTGGTGGTCGTGACGTTCAACTCGGCGGAGCTGCTGCCGGCCGCGCTGGGGGGCCTGCCGTCCGATGCCCGGGTGGTGGTGGTCGACAACGCCTCGGACGACGACTCGGCGGCGGTGGCCCGCGGCTGTGGCGCCCACGTGGTGGCCGGGGCCGTGAACGCCGGCTTCGCGGCCGGCGCGAACCGGGGGGCGGCCCTCGGTGACGGTGAGGTGATCCTGTTCCTCAACCCCGACGCGGTGGTCGAGCCGGCGACGGTCGACGCGTTGGCCGCCCGGTTCGCGGCGGATCCGTCGTTGGGGGTCCTGTCGCCCCGGCTGGTGCGCCCCGACGGCTCCGAGCAGCGGGTGCGCTGGCCGTTCCCGTCGGCGGTGGGGGCGTGGGCCGAGGCGCTGGGCCTGCGCCGTCTGGGCGGCGCGGGTCGCCGTGAGGGGGCGGGCGGGTTCGTGATCGGCGCCTGTCTGATGGTGCGCCGTTCGGTGTTCGAGGCCGTGGGCGGTTTCGACACGCGGTTCTGGCTGTACAGCGAGGAGGCCGACCTGTGCCGGCGGGTGCTCGACGCCGGGTGGCGGGTGGAGGTGGCGGAGGAGATGTCGGCCCGCCACGTCGGGCGGGCCAGCGAGCGGGGGGTCGAGGCGCTGGTCTTCGAGCACTTCGAGCGGGGCGGCGAGCACTTCGTCGCCAAGCACGCCGGACGGCGTTCGTTGGTCGTCTACCGGTTGGGCAACCTGAAGGGCGCCGCCCTCCGGGCGGTGATGGCGCGCTCCGGGGTGCGGCGCGCCCTGCACCGGGCCCGGGTGGCCCGCCTGTTGGGGGTGTTGGGCCGCCATCCGGGCACCGTCGGGCTCGACAGCCCGGCGACCGCCGCGCCGGGGGTGGGGCTGGTGGTGTGCTCGTTGGAGCCGTGGGACGAGGTGTGGCGGCGCAACCAGTTCCTGGTGCGCGAGCTGCTGGCCCTCGACCCCGATCGCCGGGTGCTGTTCGTCGAGCCGCCGTTCGACCGGGTGCACGAGCTGCGCCGGGGGAGCGGCCGGCGCCATCACCGGGGGTTGCGCCCGGTGGACGGTGAGGGCCGGGTGGTGCGCGTCGAGCCCGTGAAGGTGTGGCCTCGGGCGGCGGGCCCGTTCGCCACCCGGTCGCTGCGCCGCCAGGTGCGCGCCGCGGCGCGGTCGCTCGGGTTCGTGGCCCCCACGCTGTGGGTGAACGACCCCGCGTACGCCGGTCTGGCCTCGGCGACGGGGTGGCCGGCGGTCTACGACGTGACCGACGACTGGACCGAGGCCGGTGACGGCGAGCGGGCCACGGCCCGGGTGCGGGCCGACGAGGCGGTGCTGGCCGGCGAGGTGGGGGCGGTGGTGGTGTGCTCGGAGGGGTTGGCGGCGTCGCACGCCGGGGCCCCGGGGTTGGAGCTGATCCCCAACGCCGTCGACGCCGAGCACCTCACCGCCCCGGTGCCGCGCCCTCGCGACCTGCCCGCCGGGCCGGTGGCGGTGTACGTGGGCACGCTGCACGAGGACCGCCTCGACGTCGACCTGGTGGTGTCGCTGGCCGGGGCGGTGCCCGGGCTGGCGGTGGCGCTGGTGGGCCCCGACGCCCTGGGCGAGGCCGCCCGGGCGCGTCTGGTGTCGGCCGGGGTGGCGCTGCTCGGGTCGCGTTCGTACGCCGACGTGCCCGGGTACCTCCAGCACGCCGACGTGGTGGTGGTGCCCCACGTGGTGTCGCCGTTCACCGAGAGCCTCGACCCGATCAAGGCCTACGAGTGCCTGGCCGTGGGGCGCCCGACGGTGGCCACCCCGGTGGCCGGCTTCCGGGGGCTCGGCGGGCCGGTGCGGGTCGCCGAGCGCGACGAGTTCGTCCTGGCCGTGTCGCGTGTGCTGGGCGAGGGCCGGGTGGACGCCGATCCGCGGCCGGTGCCCACCTGGGCCGAGCGGGGCGCGGCGTTCGACGCGGTGCTGCGCCGGGTGGCGGGGGGCGAGCGGCGCCTGCGGGTGGTGTACGTGGATCACTGCGCCCAGCTGTCCGGCGGTGAGCTGGCGCTGGCCCGGTTGCTGCCCGCCCTGGAGGGGGTGGACGCCCACGTGATCCTGGGCGAGCGCGGCCCCTTGGAGTCGCGCCTGCGCGATGTCGGGGCGACGGTGGAGGTGTTGGCTCTCGACGAGGGGGTGGCCACCACCCGGCGGGCGGAGGTGGGCGCGGCGCTGGGGGCCCGCCGGGCGCTCGCCGCGGCGCGTGACACGTGGGTGCTGGCGCGCCGCCTTCGGGAGCTGCGCCCGGACCTGGTGCACACCAACTCGTTGAAGGCCGCGCTGTACGGCGGGGTGGCCGCCCGGCTGGCCGGGGTGCCGGTGGTGTGGCACGTGCGTGACCGGATCGCCGCCGACTACCTGCCGGCCCCGGCGCGGGTGGTGGTGCAGTCCCTGGCGAGGGTGGTGCCGTCCGCGGTGATCGCCAACTCGGCGGCGACGCGGGAGACCCTCGCTCTCCATCGGGGGGTGGCGGTGGTGCCGAGCCCGGTGGTGTTCGACGCCGCGGAACCGGTGGGCGACGGCGGGCCGGGCGGGTCGGCGCCGGTCCGCCCGTTCACGGTGGCGATGGTCGGCCGGCTGGCGCCCTGGAAGGGCCAGGACGTGTTCGTGCGGGCGTTCGCACGGGCGTTCCCCGACGGCGACGAACGGGCGGTGTTGGCCGGGTCGGCGATGTTCGGCGAGGACGCCTTCGCCGCTGAGCTGGGGGGGCTGGTCGAGGAGCTCGGCCTGGGGGAGCGGGTGACGTTCCTGGGCTTCGTCGACGACGTGGGCGCGGTGCTGCGCGGGGTGGACTGCCTGGTGCACGCGTCGGTGATCCCCGAGCCGTTCGGGCAGGTGGTGGTGGAGGGGATGGCGGCCGGTTTGGCGGTCGTGGCCGCGGACGCCGGCGGGCCGGCCGAGGTGGTGACCCACGGGGTGGACGGGCTGTTGTGCCCGCCGGGCGACGTTGGGGCGCTGGCGGCGGTGCTGCGCCGGTTGGCCGACGACCCCGGGTTGCGGGTGCGCCTGGGAGCCGCCGGCCTGGTGCGGGCGGCCGACTTCTCTCCGGATGCCGTCGCGGACCAGGTCCGTGCCGTCTATGGCGGGGTGCTCAGCAATGAATCGCAGCAACCTGGCATCTAG
- a CDS encoding glycosyltransferase family 4 protein — protein sequence MVARDLDPELRDRVDWRRLYVPPRIHLVQWAAARATVKRAMAGRSHDVVHVFQAQVAALADVYHVQYLSKPAQDAGSFPLGPGLRSAAAGAQLRAVAALEGGYLRHLGERPGLLFCSELLRGEFRSRYPEPRETWVLPNPNPEPIELSHEERDAARAGFVKDSTAPVWGYLGGWDERKGFRELFDALRLEPTAHLLFAGPGGPGDVPVDLLGRVTVLGRLQDLRAFFAAIDVLAVPSRFEPYGLVVGEAAAFGVPVVTSPAVGAAPLVERHHAGEVASGSAALAAALSRWSAGSRSSRAACDRLAAATSESALGPELLEVYGRAAR from the coding sequence GTGGTCGCGCGTGACCTCGACCCCGAGCTGCGCGACCGCGTGGACTGGCGGCGGCTCTACGTCCCACCGCGCATCCATCTCGTGCAGTGGGCAGCGGCTCGGGCGACCGTGAAACGGGCCATGGCCGGTCGTTCTCATGATGTCGTGCACGTCTTCCAGGCGCAGGTCGCCGCGCTGGCGGACGTGTACCACGTCCAGTACCTCTCGAAGCCTGCGCAGGATGCGGGCAGCTTCCCGTTGGGTCCGGGACTGCGGTCCGCAGCTGCGGGCGCTCAGCTGCGTGCGGTCGCTGCTCTGGAAGGCGGGTACCTGCGCCACCTTGGCGAGCGCCCCGGCCTCCTCTTCTGCAGCGAGTTGCTGCGCGGAGAGTTCCGGTCGCGGTACCCCGAGCCCCGAGAGACGTGGGTGCTCCCCAACCCGAATCCCGAGCCGATCGAACTGTCCCACGAAGAGAGGGACGCAGCCCGGGCAGGTTTCGTGAAGGATTCGACGGCTCCGGTCTGGGGCTACCTCGGTGGGTGGGACGAGCGGAAAGGCTTTCGTGAGCTGTTCGATGCGCTGCGACTCGAGCCGACAGCGCACCTGCTCTTTGCTGGCCCGGGTGGGCCCGGCGATGTCCCGGTTGACCTGCTTGGTCGGGTCACCGTGCTTGGTCGGCTCCAGGACCTGCGGGCGTTCTTCGCTGCCATCGACGTGTTGGCGGTGCCGAGCCGTTTCGAGCCCTACGGCCTGGTCGTCGGCGAGGCGGCTGCGTTCGGGGTTCCCGTCGTCACAAGCCCGGCGGTCGGGGCAGCCCCGCTCGTCGAGCGCCACCACGCCGGTGAGGTCGCGAGCGGATCGGCCGCCTTGGCCGCGGCGTTGTCACGATGGTCGGCGGGTTCCCGCTCCTCGCGAGCCGCCTGCGATCGGTTGGCGGCCGCCACCAGTGAATCGGCGCTGGGTCCCGAGCTCCTCGAGGTCTACGGACGTGCCGCTCGCTGA
- a CDS encoding glycosyltransferase family 4 protein produces the protein MRPTVVTMRWPKSLAESEVIEGVPVRRVLFRTPEGRARHRALARASRRGAVAQVVAHLRSVDAQLVHIQCVSPAAWFVAEAARRLDVPLVVTLQGELTMDATNVYGRSAFLRSTLLDLMGSADAVTACSQHTLDEAVAWSGIDLGDRGSVLYNGVEVAEFDGPPVDEPARPYVLAVGRHVHQKGFDVLIDAFAQLVREQDFSWDLIIVGDGPEHRSLVDRAKGLGLGARVSFTGALGRSETVACFRASSLFVLPSRHEPFGIVSLEAMAAGKPVVATAVGGVPEFVADGETGRLVPPDDPEALVTAVRWMHDHPVQAADFGEVGRQRAASFDWSVIADEYQAVYSDALRRHGERRLGHSGAGH, from the coding sequence ATGAGGCCCACGGTCGTGACGATGCGCTGGCCGAAATCGCTGGCCGAGTCGGAGGTGATCGAGGGCGTGCCCGTGCGTCGCGTCCTCTTCCGGACCCCGGAGGGACGGGCCCGCCATCGTGCGCTCGCCCGGGCGTCGCGCCGTGGTGCTGTTGCCCAGGTCGTCGCTCACCTGCGGTCCGTCGACGCGCAGCTGGTGCATATCCAGTGCGTGAGCCCGGCGGCCTGGTTCGTGGCAGAGGCGGCGCGCCGGCTCGACGTCCCGCTCGTGGTGACCCTCCAAGGGGAGCTCACCATGGACGCCACCAACGTGTACGGGCGCTCCGCATTCCTCCGCTCGACGTTGCTCGACCTCATGGGTTCGGCCGATGCGGTGACGGCGTGCTCCCAGCACACCCTCGACGAGGCGGTGGCCTGGTCGGGCATCGACCTCGGTGATCGCGGAAGCGTCCTCTACAACGGGGTCGAGGTCGCCGAGTTCGACGGGCCGCCGGTGGACGAGCCGGCACGTCCGTACGTCCTGGCCGTGGGGCGCCACGTCCATCAGAAGGGCTTCGACGTGCTGATCGATGCCTTTGCTCAGCTCGTGCGCGAGCAGGACTTCTCCTGGGACCTGATCATCGTCGGCGATGGGCCTGAGCACCGCTCGTTGGTCGATCGAGCGAAAGGTCTCGGGCTGGGCGCCCGGGTCTCGTTCACTGGTGCCCTCGGCCGGTCAGAGACCGTTGCGTGCTTCCGGGCCAGCTCGTTGTTCGTGCTGCCGTCGCGCCACGAGCCCTTCGGGATCGTGAGCCTCGAGGCGATGGCGGCAGGGAAGCCGGTGGTCGCGACCGCGGTCGGGGGCGTCCCCGAGTTCGTTGCGGATGGTGAGACCGGCCGTCTGGTTCCCCCGGACGATCCCGAGGCGCTGGTCACAGCCGTTCGCTGGATGCACGACCACCCTGTGCAGGCCGCGGACTTCGGCGAGGTCGGTCGACAGCGGGCAGCGTCGTTCGACTGGTCCGTCATCGCCGACGAGTACCAGGCCGTGTACTCCGACGCCCTTCGTCGTCATGGTGAGAGGCGGCTGGGTCACTCCGGTGCTGGCCACTGA
- a CDS encoding methyltransferase domain-containing protein → MEQTIPGGSVRSGPFAGAHFDRVTTGCDFPKRLGSYELELHQVIQSWTGYRRVIDVGCGEGWYIVGVARLLPEAEVLGFDISLAAQDASRENTRRNGVNAEIGGEITPAGLQERIVADTLLIVDIEGAEADLLDPVAVPALGLADLLVETHDFARPGVTELLVDRFSDRSIDIIPQQPRVPSDFPELSTLSPADQVRALSESRPDANQWLWMPAASPS, encoded by the coding sequence TTGGAGCAAACCATCCCAGGCGGCTCGGTCAGGAGCGGCCCTTTCGCCGGCGCGCACTTCGACCGGGTCACCACGGGCTGCGACTTCCCCAAGCGGCTCGGCTCGTACGAGCTCGAGTTGCACCAGGTGATCCAGAGCTGGACTGGTTATCGGAGGGTCATCGATGTCGGCTGCGGGGAGGGCTGGTACATCGTCGGCGTCGCCCGTCTCCTCCCCGAAGCGGAGGTCCTGGGTTTCGACATCTCCCTGGCGGCGCAGGATGCCTCACGGGAGAACACCCGGCGCAACGGTGTCAACGCGGAGATCGGTGGAGAGATCACGCCGGCGGGCCTTCAGGAGCGGATCGTGGCCGACACGCTCCTCATCGTCGACATCGAAGGGGCAGAAGCCGACCTCCTCGACCCCGTCGCCGTGCCCGCGCTCGGGCTCGCCGACCTCCTGGTGGAGACGCACGACTTCGCCCGCCCAGGAGTCACCGAGCTGCTGGTGGATCGATTCTCGGATCGCTCGATCGACATCATCCCGCAGCAGCCCCGGGTTCCCTCCGACTTCCCGGAGCTGTCGACCCTGAGCCCGGCCGACCAGGTCCGAGCACTCTCCGAGAGCCGTCCGGATGCGAACCAGTGGTTGTGGATGCCCGCCGCCTCGCCGAGCTGA